In Streptomyces paludis, the genomic stretch GTGAGTCCCGTACGGGTCGCGGAGGGCGAGCGGCTGCGCTCCGTCGAGCTGCCCGGGCTCACGCTGAACGTGAGATCGCTCCCCGCGACCCGCTCCGGGACGCCGCCCGCGCTGTACGTCCACGGGCTCGGCGGGTCCTCGCGGAACTGGTCGGCGCTGATGCCGCTGCTCGCCGACCTGGTCGACGGCGAGGCCCTCGATCTGCCCGGCTTCGGCGACTCGGCGCCGCCGCGCGACGGCGACTACTCCGTCGCCGGGCACGCGCGCGCCGTCGTTCGGCTGCTGGACGCGGGCGGGCGCGGTCCCGTCCATCTCTTCGGCAACTCGCTGGGTGGCGCGGTGGCCACCCAGGTCGCCGCCGCCCGGCCCGATCTGGTGCGGACCCTGACCCTGGTCTCGCCCGCGCTGCCGGAGATCCGGGTGCAGCGCACCGCGCTGCCGACCGCGCTGATCGCCGTGCCCGGACTGGCCGCGCTGTTCCTCCGGCTGACCAGGCACTGGACGGCGGAACAGCGGGCGCTCGGGGCGATGTCGGTCACCTACGGGAACCCCGCCGCGGTCACCGAGAGCGAGCTGCGCGACGCGGTGGCGGACCTGGAACGGCGGCTTCAACTACCGCATTTCTGGCAGGCGATGGCGGGCTCGGCGCGCGGTATCGTCAACGCGTACACGCTCGGCGGTCAACACGGTTTGTGGCGGCGGGCCGAGCGGGTGCTCGCGCCCACCCTGCTCGTCTACGGCGGGCGGGATCAGCTTGTTTCGTACCGTATGGCCCGAAGGGCGTCGACGGCTTTCCGTGATTCCCGCCTCCTGACCCTTCCGGACGCGGGACATGTCGCCATGATGGAGTACCCGGGACAGGTCGCGCCGAGTTGCCGGGACTTCATCGGCGAGTACGAGGCCCGGCACGCACGCGAAGACGACCGCTGAGACAACCGCGAAGACAACGAAGAAGTCGAAGACGGCAGGAGCTGATCCGGGGCGTGGGACGACACAGCCGCAGAGGTCCCGTACCCCAGGACGCGCCGCGCGGTACGGCGGGCCCGGCGGACGGCGGCAGCGGCCGGCGGGGGTACGACGGCGCCGAGTGCATGGACGACTACGGCACCCCCGCGCACGGCAGCCCGCTGTACGGGTACGGCACTCCGTCACACGGCGTCCCGGTGTACGGCGCCCCCGCCTACGGCACCCCGGCGCACGGCACCCCGCAGTACGGCACTCCCCAGTACGGCACCCCCGCGCACGGCGTGCCCCAGGTGCGCGGCGGCCACCCCGAACAGCGTGAGTCCGGGGGCGGTTGGGGCTCCGCGACCGCCGCCGCGTCCACCGCCGCCCCCGCCCCCGCCGCGCCCACCGGGCAGCGTTACGGCGACTGGCGCGGCGGCCCCCGTACCACCGGCGTGCGCGGTGCCGCGCCCGGGGCGACGGCGCCCGCTCCGGCGGCGCCGCGAACGGTCCCCGCGCAGGCCCCCGCCCCGGCCCCCGGGCCGGTGATACCCGCGCCCCGGCGCGAGTTCGTCGACGCGTTCGACGGTTTCGACGCGTTCCAGACGTCCGGCGGCCCGGCCGCCCGGCCCCACGCGCGGGACGGCGCCCGCTCCGGGGTCCTCACCGGTGAGCCGGACACCGCCGGGGCGGGCGGCGGTACGGCCGGCGACGGCGCCGCCAGCGGCCACCCCGGCCCGGAGGAACCGGCCAGGGCCGGCAAGGGCCGCGCCCTCACCGGGATCGCCGCCGCCGCGCTGACCACGGTCCTCGCGGTCGTCGTCGCCGGACAGGTCGCGGGCGGCGACACGGACGAGACCGGCGCCGCCGCGGCCGGGAGCCTGGACCGCGCGGAGGCGGGCGAGGACACCTCCCGCTCCGTGGGCCGGGCGACGCCCGAGCAGCCGGGCACATCGACGGCCTCCCCGGCGGCGCCCGGGGCGCCCGCCGCCACCTACGCGACGCTGATGACCCGGCAGTTCGCGCTCGACCCGAATCTGACGGGGACGGGCGAGTTCACCGCCGTCCCCGGCGTGGCCAAGGCGCCCGGCAAGGGGAAGCTCGTCCGCTACCGGGTGGACATCGAGAACGGACTCGGCCTCGACGGCGAGCTGTTCGCCGACGCCGTCCAGAAGACCCTGAACGACAACCGGAGTTGGGCCCACAACGGCGCCATGACCTTCGAGCGTGTCTTCAGCGGTCAGCCCGACTTCGTGATCACCCTGGCGAGTCCGGGCACCACCGGCGTCTGGTGCGCCAAATCCGGTCTCGACACCACCGTCGACAACGTCTCCTGCGACTCCGCCGCCACCGACCGCGTCATGGTCAACGCGTACCGCTGGGCACAGGGCGCGAAGACCTTCGGTCCCAAGGCGATGTTCGCCTACCGGCAGATGCTGATCAACCACGAAGTGGGGCACCGGCTCGGCCACAACCACGAGAGCTGCCGCACCCCCGGCGAACTGGCCCCGGTGATGCAGCAGCAGACCAAGACCCTGGAGATCGACGGCATCAAGTGCAGGCCCAACCCCTGGGTCTACCCCACGGCGTGACCACCGCCACCTCGCCCGTGTTACGTCCGCATGGCGAGATCTCCGTCTCATTCCGCGTTGACATCGAACGCGTGGTCGGCCATATTTCTCGGCATGTCGTCCCCCCACGCCACCGTCTCCGGTCATGCCGCCTTCGAGCTCGCGCTCATCGGCGTGACGGCGCTGTGCGTGGCCGACATCATCTGTCGCTGACACCCGCGACCCCCGCCCGAGCGCACACCGGCCGGCCCCTGCTCCGCCACGCCGCCGCCCGCCCGGGCCTCCTGACGTTCGTCCCCGGGCACGGCACGCCGGAACACTTCTCCCTCCTCCGTGCCGCTTCCGCCTGCCCGGACACCGGGCGCGGTCCCGCCCACGCGCCCAGAACCTCCCCGTACCGCCCGATCGCTGCCGCGCAGCCGCAGCCCACCGAGAGGCCCTCTCCGATGCGTCAACCGTCCGTCACACACCGCCGCGTGGCCGCGGCCGCCATCACCCTGGTCATGGCGGCGGGCGCCGTCGCCTGCGGCCCCGATGACAACGCTGCCAAGAAGACGGACGGCGCGTCCGACGGCAAGCCGCGGAAGGGCGGCACGCTCTCGGTCCTGAACTCCGATCCGCAGAGCACCTTCGACCCGGCCCGGCTCTACACCTCCGGCGGCGGCAACGTCCCCTCGCTGGTCTTCCGTACGCTCACCACCCGCAACCGCGCCAACGGCGAGGCCGGCACGAAGGTCGTCCCCGACCTCGCCACCGACACCGGCCGTCCCAACAAGGACGCGACCGAGTGGACGTACACCCTCAAGGACGGGCTGAAGTTCGAGGACGGCACCCCGATCACCACCGCCGACATCAAGTACGGCATCGAGCGCTCCTTCGCCGCCGAGCTGTCCGGCGGCGCCCCCTACCTGCGCGACTGGCTGATCGGCGGCGCCGACTACGAGGGCCCGTACAAGGACAAGAAGGGCCTCGCCTCGATCGAGACGCCCGACGAGAAGACCATCGTCTTCAAGCTCAACAAGCCCGAGGGCGACTTCCCCTTCGTGGCCACACAGACGCAGTTCGCGCCGGTCCCCAAGGCCAAGGACACCGGCGCCAAGTACGCGGAGCAGCCCGTCTCCTCCGGCCCGTACCGGGTCGTCTCGAACGAGGGCGACGGCCAGCACATCGTCCTGGAGCGCAACCCGCACTGGTCGGAGAAGCTCGACGACCAGCGCCACGCCTACCCCGACAAGATCGACGTCAAGTCCGGTCTCGACGCGGCCGTCATCAACCAGCGGCTCGCCACCAGCTCGGGCGCCGACGCCGCCGCCGTCACCACCGACACCAACCTCGGCCCGGCCGAACTCGCCGAGGTCGGCAGCGACAAGGCGCTCGCCGCCCGGGTCGGCACCGGCCACTTCGGCTACACGAACTACCTGGCCTTCAACCCGAAGGTCAAGCCGTTCGACAACCAGAAGCTGCGCGAGGCGATCTCGTACGCCATCAACCGCACCAGCGTCATCAACGCGGCCGGCGGCTCCGCGCTCGCCGAGCCCGCGACCACCTTCCTGCCGGAGCAGAAGGCGTTCGGCTACACGCCGTACGACCACTTCCCGGCCGGCAAGACCGGTGACCCGGCCAAGGCCAAGGAGCTGCTCAAGGAGGCCGGCTACCCCAAGGGGCTGACGATCTCCCTCACCCACTCCACCGTCCAGAACCGGGAGACCAGCCCCGAGGTCGCCACCGCAGTTCAGGAGGCGCTCAAGCAGGCCGGGATCACGGTCAAGCTCGTCGGCCTCGACCAGAACGCCTTCAACGAGGCGCGCTGGGCCTACAAGGGCGGCCCCGGCTTCTTCCTCTCCCGCTGGGGCGCGGACTGGCCGTCCGGCGGTCCCTTCCTGGCCCCGATCTTCGACGGCCGCCAGATCGTCAAGGACGGCGCCAACTTCAACCACGCGCAGCTGAACGACCCGGCGGTCAACAAGGAGATCGACGAGATCAACAAGCTGACCGACCCGGCCGCCGCCGCCGCGCGCTGGGGCGAGCTGGACAAGACGATCGGCGCCAAGGCTCTCGACGTGCCGCTCTTCCACCCGGTCTACAAGCGGCTGTACGGCAAGGACGTCAAGAACATCGTCATCAGCAACTGGACCGGCGTGCTCGACATCTCGCAGGTCGCGGTCAAGTGACCAGCTCTCCTCCCGCTCTTGACGTGCCCGGGGCGGCGGCCGGGACCCCGGTCCCCGCCGCCTCGGGCGCGCGTCAGGTCTGGCGGCGGCTGCGCGGACGACCCTCGGCCCTGGTGGCCGGGGGCGTTCTCGTGCTGCTGGTCGTGCTGGCGCTGGCCGCGCCGCTGCTCGCCGCGATCGAGGGCCAGGACGCGAACACGTACCACGACTCGCTGATCGACTCCGCGCGCGGCGGCGTCCCGATCGGCTCCTTCGGCGGCGTGAGCGCCGACCACTGGCTGGGCGTCGAACCGGGCACCGGACGCGATCTGTTCGTCCGCATGCTGTACGGCGCCCGGATCTCGCTGCTCGTCGCGGTCGGCGCGACCGTGGTGCAGGTGATCATCGGAGTCGCGGTCGGCCTCGCCGCCGGACTCGGCAACCGGCTGCTGGACTCCTTCCTCAGCCGGGTCACCGATCTGATGGTCGCCCTGCCCATGCTCGTCCTCGCGATCGCCCTGACCGCCGTCGTCTCCGACAGCTTCCCGCGCCCGCTGCTGCTGATCCTGGTCATCGGACTGCTCAACTGGGGCGGTACGGCCCGGATCGTCCGGGCGCAGACCCTCACCCTCAAGAGCCTCGACTTCGTCGCCGCCGCCCGGCTCAGCGGCTCCGGCCGGCTGCGGGTCGCACGGCGCGAGCTGCTGCCGTCGCTGGCCGCGCCCGTCATCACGTACGCGGCGATCCTCGTCCCGATGAACATCGTGAACGAGGCGTCGCTGTCGTTCCTCGGCATCGGCGTCAAGCCGCCGACACCGTCGTGGGGGCAGATGCTGTCGAACGCGCAGACCTGGTTCCGGGCCGACCCGATGTACGTCCTGCTGCCCGCCGGAGCGCTGTTCGTGACGGTGTTCGCGTTCACCGTGCTGGGCGACGCGGTACGGACCGCGCTCGACCCGCGCGAGGCCAGCCGGCTGCGGGTCGGCACCCGCGCCTCCGGCCGGGCCGCCGCCCGCAAGGGCCGTACCCCCGGCCAGAACCCCGCTCCCGAGGAAACCGCCTCATGACGCGCTACCTGCTCAAACGGCTCGGCGGCGCGCTGCTCGTCCTGCTCGTGCTCTCCGTGGCGATCTACGCGCTCTTCTATCTGGCCCCCGGCGACCCCGCCCGGCTGGCCTGCGGCGAGCGCTGCTCGACCGCGCAGGTCGACCAGGTACGGGAGCGGCTCGGGCTCGGGGAGCCGGTCCTCACCCAGTACGCCCACTTCCTCCAGGGCATCTTCGTCGGCCGCGACTACTCCACCGGTACGGCGCTGCTGCACTGCGACGCGCCGTGCCTCGGCTTCTCGTACAAGACCGACCAGCAGGTCACCCAGCTGATCCTGGACCGCGCCCCGGCCACCCTCTCCCTCGCCGTCGGCGCCATGGCCGTCTGGCTGGTCGTCGGGGTCGGCACCGGGCTGCTCTCGGCGCTGCGCCGGGGCGGGATCACCGAGCGCGTGCTGACCGTGATCACGCTCGCGGCGACCGGCACGCCCGTCTTCATCCTCGGGCTGCTGCTCCTGATGCTGGTCTGCGCGTACTTGCGGTGGCTGCCGTTCCCCTCGTACGTACCGCTGACGGACGACCCCGAGCAGTGGGCGTGGAACATGCTGCTGCCCTGGCTGACGCTGGGCTTCTTCGAGAGCGCCAAGTACGCCCGTTTGACGCGCAGTTCGACGCTGGAGACGCTGGCCGAGGACCATATCCGCACCTTCCGCGCGTACGGCGTGGGGGAGCGGGCGATCGTGGGCCGGCACGCGCTGCGCGGCGCCCTGCCGCCGGTGATCGCGCTCAACGCGAACGACTTCGGCACGGTGATGGGCGGGGCGGTGCTCACCGAGACACTGTTCGGCATCCCGGGGATCGGCAAGACGCTGGTCGACGCCGTGCGGGTGGTCGACCTTCCAGTGGTGGTGGGCGTCGTGCTCGTGACGGGCACGGTCGTCGTGCTGGCGAATGTGGTGGCCGACCTGCTCTACGCGGCGGCCGACCGAAGGGTGGCACTGCGATGACCGAGCGGACAGAGCTATTGGTCGAGGTCGACGGCCTCACCGTCGACTTCACGGCGGGCGCCGGGGGCGCGGAGGACACCGTACGCGCCGTGGACGGGCTCTCCTTCGCGCTCGCGCCCGGCCGCGCCATCGCCCTCGTCGGCGAGTCGGGCAGCGGCAAGAGCACCGTCGCGGGCGCCCTGCTGGGACTGCACCGGGGCACCGGCGCGCGGGTCGGCGGCAGCGTGCGCGTGGCCGGTACGGACGTGGGCGGCGCCACCGACCGCGAACTGCGCGCCCTGCGCGGCGCGGTGGCCGCGATGGTCTTCCA encodes the following:
- a CDS encoding Ms4533A family Cys-rich leader peptide, whose product is MSSPHATVSGHAAFELALIGVTALCVADIICR
- a CDS encoding ABC transporter substrate-binding protein encodes the protein MRQPSVTHRRVAAAAITLVMAAGAVACGPDDNAAKKTDGASDGKPRKGGTLSVLNSDPQSTFDPARLYTSGGGNVPSLVFRTLTTRNRANGEAGTKVVPDLATDTGRPNKDATEWTYTLKDGLKFEDGTPITTADIKYGIERSFAAELSGGAPYLRDWLIGGADYEGPYKDKKGLASIETPDEKTIVFKLNKPEGDFPFVATQTQFAPVPKAKDTGAKYAEQPVSSGPYRVVSNEGDGQHIVLERNPHWSEKLDDQRHAYPDKIDVKSGLDAAVINQRLATSSGADAAAVTTDTNLGPAELAEVGSDKALAARVGTGHFGYTNYLAFNPKVKPFDNQKLREAISYAINRTSVINAAGGSALAEPATTFLPEQKAFGYTPYDHFPAGKTGDPAKAKELLKEAGYPKGLTISLTHSTVQNRETSPEVATAVQEALKQAGITVKLVGLDQNAFNEARWAYKGGPGFFLSRWGADWPSGGPFLAPIFDGRQIVKDGANFNHAQLNDPAVNKEIDEINKLTDPAAAAARWGELDKTIGAKALDVPLFHPVYKRLYGKDVKNIVISNWTGVLDISQVAVK
- a CDS encoding ABC transporter permease, whose product is MTRYLLKRLGGALLVLLVLSVAIYALFYLAPGDPARLACGERCSTAQVDQVRERLGLGEPVLTQYAHFLQGIFVGRDYSTGTALLHCDAPCLGFSYKTDQQVTQLILDRAPATLSLAVGAMAVWLVVGVGTGLLSALRRGGITERVLTVITLAATGTPVFILGLLLLMLVCAYLRWLPFPSYVPLTDDPEQWAWNMLLPWLTLGFFESAKYARLTRSSTLETLAEDHIRTFRAYGVGERAIVGRHALRGALPPVIALNANDFGTVMGGAVLTETLFGIPGIGKTLVDAVRVVDLPVVVGVVLVTGTVVVLANVVADLLYAAADRRVALR
- a CDS encoding DUF3152 domain-containing protein, with protein sequence MGRHSRRGPVPQDAPRGTAGPADGGSGRRGYDGAECMDDYGTPAHGSPLYGYGTPSHGVPVYGAPAYGTPAHGTPQYGTPQYGTPAHGVPQVRGGHPEQRESGGGWGSATAAASTAAPAPAAPTGQRYGDWRGGPRTTGVRGAAPGATAPAPAAPRTVPAQAPAPAPGPVIPAPRREFVDAFDGFDAFQTSGGPAARPHARDGARSGVLTGEPDTAGAGGGTAGDGAASGHPGPEEPARAGKGRALTGIAAAALTTVLAVVVAGQVAGGDTDETGAAAAGSLDRAEAGEDTSRSVGRATPEQPGTSTASPAAPGAPAATYATLMTRQFALDPNLTGTGEFTAVPGVAKAPGKGKLVRYRVDIENGLGLDGELFADAVQKTLNDNRSWAHNGAMTFERVFSGQPDFVITLASPGTTGVWCAKSGLDTTVDNVSCDSAATDRVMVNAYRWAQGAKTFGPKAMFAYRQMLINHEVGHRLGHNHESCRTPGELAPVMQQQTKTLEIDGIKCRPNPWVYPTA
- a CDS encoding ABC transporter permease; this encodes MPGAAAGTPVPAASGARQVWRRLRGRPSALVAGGVLVLLVVLALAAPLLAAIEGQDANTYHDSLIDSARGGVPIGSFGGVSADHWLGVEPGTGRDLFVRMLYGARISLLVAVGATVVQVIIGVAVGLAAGLGNRLLDSFLSRVTDLMVALPMLVLAIALTAVVSDSFPRPLLLILVIGLLNWGGTARIVRAQTLTLKSLDFVAAARLSGSGRLRVARRELLPSLAAPVITYAAILVPMNIVNEASLSFLGIGVKPPTPSWGQMLSNAQTWFRADPMYVLLPAGALFVTVFAFTVLGDAVRTALDPREASRLRVGTRASGRAAARKGRTPGQNPAPEETAS
- a CDS encoding alpha/beta fold hydrolase gives rise to the protein MSSTEVPDSIAAAVVPKVSPVRVAEGERLRSVELPGLTLNVRSLPATRSGTPPALYVHGLGGSSRNWSALMPLLADLVDGEALDLPGFGDSAPPRDGDYSVAGHARAVVRLLDAGGRGPVHLFGNSLGGAVATQVAAARPDLVRTLTLVSPALPEIRVQRTALPTALIAVPGLAALFLRLTRHWTAEQRALGAMSVTYGNPAAVTESELRDAVADLERRLQLPHFWQAMAGSARGIVNAYTLGGQHGLWRRAERVLAPTLLVYGGRDQLVSYRMARRASTAFRDSRLLTLPDAGHVAMMEYPGQVAPSCRDFIGEYEARHAREDDR